The proteins below come from a single Chryseobacterium bernardetii genomic window:
- a CDS encoding tyrosine-type recombinase/integrase, producing MTDFGKHLEKFFIKYLVGEYGASKHTIRAYRDSFGMLLAFMKEAKSINADTLQLKHLNRDVILDFLLWLETRHKNNISTRNQRYAAIRSFCKYLQYEEPTRISEWQNIRSIRLKRGITKTINYLSIDAIKLLLEQISTNNHNSSRDLAMIALLYDSGARVQELIDLSPSCLRLEKPYTIRLLGKGNKERFVILQEEQVQLLKQYILDYGLNRREKEMGPLFFNRIGEKLTTAGVTYILKKYANQARLINKEIIPSVISPHILRHSKAMHLLQAGIDLITIRDFLGHSSIQTTEIYARADSKQKREALEAVYVDVLPQNSYNGRSWENNSYLKEFLKGLG from the coding sequence ATGACGGATTTTGGTAAACATTTAGAAAAATTCTTTATAAAGTACCTTGTTGGAGAGTACGGTGCATCTAAACATACTATAAGAGCATATAGAGATAGTTTTGGGATGCTACTAGCTTTTATGAAAGAGGCTAAGTCAATTAATGCGGATACATTACAATTAAAGCATCTTAATAGAGACGTTATATTGGATTTTTTACTTTGGCTTGAAACAAGACATAAAAATAATATATCTACAAGAAATCAAAGATATGCAGCCATTAGATCATTTTGTAAATACTTACAATATGAAGAACCCACACGAATATCCGAGTGGCAGAATATACGCTCTATAAGACTAAAAAGAGGTATTACTAAAACGATTAACTATTTATCAATTGATGCTATTAAATTACTTCTGGAACAAATTTCCACCAATAACCATAATTCAAGCAGAGACTTGGCAATGATAGCTTTATTATATGATAGCGGTGCACGCGTTCAGGAATTGATAGATCTATCTCCTTCTTGCTTAAGATTGGAAAAACCATACACCATTCGTTTATTAGGAAAAGGAAATAAAGAACGCTTTGTAATATTACAAGAGGAGCAGGTACAGCTTTTGAAGCAATATATTTTGGATTATGGTCTTAATAGACGAGAGAAGGAAATGGGACCTTTGTTTTTTAACAGAATAGGTGAAAAGCTTACTACTGCAGGAGTTACATATATTTTAAAGAAGTATGCAAATCAAGCCAGGCTAATTAATAAAGAAATTATACCATCTGTTATAAGCCCACATATTTTAAGGCATTCTAAAGCTATGCACCTTCTTCAGGCCGGGATAGATTTAATTACAATCCGGGACTTTCTTGGGCATTCAAGTATACAAACAACAGAAATATATGCTCGAGCAGATTCAAAACAAAAACGCGAGGCGTTAGAAGCTGTATATGTTGATGTATTACCTCAAAATAGTTATAATGGAAGATCCTGGGAGAACAACTCTTATTTAAAGGAATTTTTAAAAGGTTTAGGATAA
- a CDS encoding tyrosine-type recombinase/integrase: MIHRKKEFIYESEFAPYINSFLLEKERKGQLKSDMLKNFMLEFDRFFQEYNITDLQITEDVILLWKSTRINDNDRNLYHKYIAWKHFCSYLCSLEIGSYIPRIPKAGRQNNYIPYIFTAEEIKLIFETVDKLRISKNRNITPMFAMPALCRLLYSTGMRISEALSLKNEDLDFNKRIIHINKTKNEQQRLAVMTDSLFAVLQEYKNFKELIPVNKINSNEKYFFVTQLGKPCHKTNVRFWFQKVLYCADIPRHTYVNRPRIHDLRHTAAVHGFQKLISQGMGIHCSLPLISIFLGHKHIKSTEQYVRWTSQMFPDLIEKQKIMSFVFPEMKFIKKNDYDGFW, encoded by the coding sequence ATGATACATAGAAAAAAAGAGTTTATTTATGAGAGTGAGTTCGCACCATATATAAACAGTTTTCTTTTAGAGAAGGAGCGGAAAGGACAATTAAAATCTGATATGTTAAAAAATTTCATGCTAGAATTTGATCGTTTTTTTCAAGAATATAATATTACAGATCTACAAATTACTGAAGATGTTATCTTGCTATGGAAAAGCACAAGAATTAATGATAATGATAGGAATTTGTACCATAAATATATTGCCTGGAAACACTTTTGTTCATATTTGTGCAGTTTAGAAATAGGAAGTTATATACCTAGAATTCCTAAGGCTGGCCGCCAAAATAACTATATACCCTATATATTTACTGCTGAAGAAATCAAACTGATTTTTGAAACTGTGGATAAACTAAGGATATCGAAAAATAGAAACATCACTCCTATGTTTGCAATGCCTGCTCTATGTAGATTGCTTTATAGTACAGGAATGCGTATTAGCGAGGCTTTATCTCTTAAAAATGAAGATTTGGATTTCAATAAAAGAATAATTCATATTAACAAAACCAAGAATGAACAACAAAGATTGGCAGTTATGACTGACTCTTTGTTTGCTGTTTTACAAGAATACAAAAACTTTAAAGAGCTTATTCCTGTAAATAAGATAAATTCCAACGAAAAATATTTTTTTGTGACACAATTGGGAAAACCATGTCACAAAACTAATGTCCGATTTTGGTTTCAAAAAGTTCTTTATTGTGCAGACATACCAAGGCATACTTATGTTAATCGGCCTAGAATTCACGATTTAAGACATACTGCTGCTGTCCATGGTTTTCAGAAGTTAATAAGCCAAGGAATGGGTATACATTGTAGTCTTCCTCTGATTTCAATATTTCTTGGACATAAACATATTAAATCGACAGAGCAATATGTTAGATGGACAAGTCAAATGTTTCCCGATTTAATAGAAAAACAAAAGATCATGTCTTTTGTTTTTCCAGAAATGAAATTTATTAAAAAAAATGATTATGACGGATTTTGGTAA
- a CDS encoding serine hydrolase domain-containing protein, whose amino-acid sequence MRILKYMIGGAAVGAATAYFLGYDYLFSGISKTYLKGRSSAHIDDGNLFPGNPIAAGSSKQWEEHPEYNKKELPKVLVDDLKQSKTASFIVIKNGKILHEQYWDGYNQLSPTNSFSMAKAVTVMLLGKALEEGLISNIDEKLSDFYTEFKEKTFGSEVTLKNLAQMESGLEWDENYNNPFLPNARAYYGKNLVKAIFSRKFKEQPGTRFEYQSGTTQLLGFALKKALKKPLASYLSEKFWVPLGMEQNAKWSTDDYGMEKAYCCIHSNTRDFAKLGLLFLNDGKVGDQQILNADFIKQMRTPTEKSDNIYGMGLWINYDNPVKHYYFLGLQGQYIIMIPDYDMVIVKTGSYANNPKNDRGRPDQVKFLVNETVQLFQ is encoded by the coding sequence ATGAGAATACTAAAGTACATGATAGGCGGTGCGGCAGTAGGAGCAGCCACAGCTTACTTTTTGGGATATGATTATTTATTCAGTGGAATTTCCAAAACCTATCTTAAAGGAAGATCAAGTGCCCATATTGATGATGGAAACCTTTTTCCCGGTAATCCTATTGCAGCAGGATCATCCAAACAATGGGAAGAACATCCTGAATATAATAAAAAAGAGCTACCTAAAGTTTTAGTTGACGACTTAAAGCAGTCTAAAACGGCATCTTTTATAGTGATAAAGAATGGTAAGATTCTTCATGAACAATATTGGGACGGCTATAATCAGCTTTCACCAACCAATTCTTTTTCTATGGCTAAAGCTGTTACTGTTATGCTTTTGGGAAAAGCGCTGGAAGAGGGACTTATCAGCAATATTGATGAAAAACTTTCGGATTTTTATACTGAATTTAAAGAAAAAACTTTCGGAAGCGAAGTCACTCTTAAAAATCTGGCTCAGATGGAGTCCGGCCTTGAATGGGATGAAAATTATAATAATCCTTTTCTGCCCAATGCCAGAGCCTATTATGGGAAAAATCTTGTAAAAGCTATATTTTCCAGGAAGTTTAAAGAACAGCCGGGAACTAGGTTCGAATATCAAAGCGGAACAACACAGTTACTTGGTTTTGCCTTAAAAAAAGCATTGAAGAAGCCTCTGGCAAGCTATCTTTCTGAAAAATTCTGGGTCCCTTTAGGAATGGAACAGAATGCCAAATGGAGTACAGATGATTATGGAATGGAAAAAGCATATTGCTGCATTCATTCCAACACCAGAGATTTTGCCAAACTGGGACTTCTTTTCCTAAATGACGGTAAAGTGGGAGACCAGCAAATCCTTAATGCAGATTTTATCAAGCAAATGAGAACCCCTACAGAAAAGTCTGACAATATTTATGGAATGGGGCTTTGGATTAATTATGACAATCCTGTTAAACATTATTATTTCCTTGGACTTCAGGGGCAGTATATCATTATGATTCCGGACTACGATATGGTGATCGTAAAAACTGGAAGCTATGCCAACAACCCTAAAAATGACAGAGGAAGGCCAGACCAGGTGAAATTCCTTGTGAATGAAACCGTACAACTATTTCAATAA
- a CDS encoding DinB/UmuC family translesion DNA polymerase, whose translation MDTPEKIEKALKWLNIGDVWGIGRKLAAKMNDNGVYKAWDLLQKPEMWVRKVMGIHGVRMINELKGIRQLELDAPSPKKSIAVTRSFMEMLTDKEAVRERVETFGMYCSERLRRQNTCCKMITVFVQTNRFRKDLPEYRNAMTQILPNPTNSSILIGRVVNELFEAVYRDGFHYKRAGVMVNDFVPEDQRQISLFEEDIQNQHLPVMKAMDAMNRKFGKDKVRLGSMSGENTFGRAQLSPEYEAFLKKNTLPEANFRFH comes from the coding sequence ATGGATACCCCTGAAAAGATAGAAAAAGCACTGAAATGGCTGAATATAGGAGACGTTTGGGGAATAGGGAGAAAACTGGCAGCTAAAATGAATGACAACGGTGTTTATAAAGCCTGGGACCTTCTTCAGAAACCTGAAATGTGGGTTCGAAAAGTAATGGGAATTCATGGCGTGAGGATGATTAATGAATTAAAAGGGATCCGTCAGCTTGAACTGGATGCTCCGTCTCCGAAAAAATCAATTGCTGTTACCCGAAGTTTTATGGAAATGCTTACTGATAAAGAAGCCGTAAGAGAACGGGTAGAAACTTTTGGAATGTACTGCTCGGAAAGATTACGCCGGCAGAATACCTGCTGTAAAATGATAACAGTCTTTGTGCAGACCAACCGATTCAGAAAGGATCTTCCTGAATATAGAAATGCAATGACACAAATTCTTCCCAATCCAACCAATTCATCCATATTGATTGGAAGAGTGGTTAATGAACTTTTTGAAGCCGTTTACAGGGACGGGTTTCATTATAAAAGGGCAGGCGTAATGGTAAATGACTTTGTGCCGGAAGACCAAAGACAGATCAGCCTTTTTGAAGAAGATATACAAAACCAGCATCTTCCTGTAATGAAGGCAATGGATGCCATGAACAGGAAATTCGGGAAAGATAAGGTCCGTTTGGGAAGCATGAGTGGTGAAAATACATTTGGCCGTGCTCAATTATCTCCGGAATATGAGGCGTTCCTTAAAAAGAATACGTTGCCTGAAGCTAATTTCAGGTTTCATTAA
- a CDS encoding YdeI/OmpD-associated family protein, with the protein MEKYSSKIDTYIEKSQDFAKPILSYIREIVHEYCPDAEETIKWSFPHFIYKGKNLCAMASFKQHCTFGFWLEKEMKTMQELTQDIEKNSMFSLGKITKIEDLPSKPQLKKAIKEAMELTDMGVTMKKAAPSKTEMDIPDYFFAALQQQPGALEVFEKSSPSFRKEYITWITEAKTEATRNKRMTQALEWIAEGKGRNWKYERK; encoded by the coding sequence ATGGAAAAATACAGCTCAAAAATAGATACCTATATTGAAAAGTCCCAGGATTTTGCTAAACCTATTCTTAGTTACATTCGGGAAATTGTTCATGAATACTGTCCTGATGCCGAAGAAACCATAAAATGGAGTTTTCCGCATTTTATCTACAAAGGTAAAAACCTTTGTGCTATGGCCTCTTTCAAACAGCACTGCACATTCGGATTCTGGCTGGAAAAGGAAATGAAAACCATGCAGGAACTCACACAGGATATTGAGAAAAACTCTATGTTCAGCCTGGGAAAAATAACAAAGATTGAAGATCTTCCTTCAAAACCTCAGCTAAAAAAAGCTATTAAAGAAGCCATGGAACTTACAGATATGGGGGTTACCATGAAAAAAGCAGCTCCATCCAAAACAGAAATGGACATTCCTGATTATTTTTTTGCTGCATTACAGCAACAGCCAGGAGCATTAGAAGTTTTTGAAAAATCGTCCCCGTCATTTAGAAAGGAATACATCACATGGATTACTGAAGCTAAAACCGAAGCTACCAGAAACAAAAGAATGACCCAGGCTTTAGAATGGATTGCAGAAGGAAAAGGGAGAAACTGGAAGTATGAACGGAAGTAA
- a CDS encoding site-specific integrase, giving the protein MEQKLSELHKQLEKYIDENIFSDNLKKKLIYQFKRLSHFMEMKLIVVYDKNVGEEYLKFRDIPGNSRSNKKDNFRYDARYIGLLNGMLEGKWIIKKKTQNFETLFPDNSLGFYVKNFLISYVNERRLSSTTKRYYYGSLQKFCEKALEDKIYRPEDITSEYILQFMSLQSYKDHPATVLRSLLSDLYSKKIINFRTANILANYKARSGRKLPSYYTLDEIVCIEKSVDRKYAIGKRDYAMILLATRLGLRSSDIRLLQFSNINWETNLILMEQFKTKKMIELPLLTDVGEAIIDYIRHSRPKSISKYIFLRASAPYLPLGGTALNAIFKKYFIKSNVEFAKKRHGPHSMRHSLATNLLKNGTALPIISEALGHCNTASTMPYVHLDSQELLKCSLDVPMVCNNFYIQKGKGLL; this is encoded by the coding sequence ATGGAACAAAAACTTAGTGAGCTTCACAAACAACTGGAAAAATATATTGATGAAAATATTTTTTCAGATAATTTAAAGAAAAAACTTATATATCAGTTTAAGCGGCTTTCCCATTTCATGGAAATGAAACTTATTGTTGTTTATGATAAGAATGTAGGTGAAGAATATTTAAAATTTCGCGATATTCCAGGAAATAGTAGATCTAATAAAAAAGACAATTTTCGATATGATGCACGTTACATAGGTTTATTGAATGGAATGCTTGAAGGAAAATGGATAATAAAAAAGAAAACACAAAATTTTGAAACTCTATTTCCAGATAATTCTTTAGGCTTTTATGTAAAGAACTTTCTAATTTCATATGTAAATGAAAGACGCCTGTCATCAACTACCAAACGCTATTACTATGGCTCACTTCAAAAATTTTGTGAAAAAGCATTAGAAGATAAAATATATAGACCTGAAGACATTACATCTGAATATATTTTACAGTTTATGTCTTTACAGAGTTATAAAGATCATCCAGCAACTGTATTGAGATCGCTCCTTTCAGATTTATACTCAAAAAAAATAATAAATTTTCGTACAGCAAATATTCTTGCAAATTATAAAGCAAGATCTGGCCGTAAATTACCATCATACTATACTCTTGACGAAATTGTCTGTATTGAAAAATCTGTGGATAGAAAATATGCTATAGGAAAAAGGGATTATGCAATGATTCTTTTAGCAACACGTCTAGGTTTAAGATCTTCAGATATAAGATTACTACAATTCTCAAATATTAATTGGGAGACTAATTTGATTTTAATGGAGCAATTTAAAACAAAAAAAATGATTGAGCTGCCGTTATTAACTGATGTTGGAGAGGCTATCATAGATTATATAAGGCATAGTCGACCTAAATCTATTTCAAAATACATTTTTTTAAGGGCAAGTGCGCCTTATCTGCCATTAGGAGGAACAGCTTTGAATGCAATATTCAAGAAATATTTTATAAAATCTAATGTTGAATTTGCAAAGAAACGTCATGGTCCACATTCCATGCGCCATAGTTTGGCAACCAATTTACTGAAAAATGGGACAGCGTTACCTATTATCTCAGAAGCATTAGGACATTGTAATACAGCTAGCACCATGCCTTACGTTCATCTTGATTCGCAAGAGTTACTAAAATGTTCATTGGATGTACCAATGGTTTGCAATAATTTTTACATACAAAAAGGAAAAGGGTTATTATGA
- a CDS encoding M48 family metalloprotease: MIRKLIALIGFLLSAAGISQNYKPIDTADYLQRKEFLKNFAVHNESLIKGLKLQYSGRTGSEMSKIYKEFGTDFENQVKNKDFVFKSDFDAVIKSLVERLRKNNPKIPQDLKILIARDNTPNAYCLADGTFVINMGLYNWMDNEAQVAGVISHELGHKIEDHTLKSVLNTVEQNELDKSTVQNIKETTDQRSLGRNEKAFDVLKNRIYKKGMEKRKLEMQADYLGYVIFKNSDFKKNEFINGLQKLQTFDTISPRELKIETYKKLFDLPKQAFKEKWMKKEDFSLYNYNFYKEKLNKDSLASHPEMTKRIEMLKKTFPELNTSVDPEKPSEAYLALKKTARMEILPNYFHSEDYGLGIYVAMQFLQDGEEEKYYKSWLGKCFSKIYEARKNYNLNRYLDRVEPKNQSESYQQFLNFMWNLSLEEIKNISDYYQDTGATTT; this comes from the coding sequence ATGATCAGAAAACTTATTGCATTGATAGGCTTCCTGCTTTCGGCAGCAGGAATTTCCCAGAACTATAAACCGATAGATACTGCGGATTATCTTCAACGGAAAGAATTTTTAAAAAACTTTGCAGTTCATAATGAAAGCCTGATCAAAGGGCTGAAGTTGCAGTATTCAGGAAGAACAGGTTCTGAAATGTCTAAAATTTATAAAGAATTCGGAACTGATTTTGAAAACCAGGTGAAGAATAAAGACTTTGTTTTTAAATCTGACTTTGATGCCGTTATCAAATCTTTAGTAGAACGTCTCAGAAAGAATAATCCAAAAATTCCTCAGGATCTTAAAATTCTAATCGCAAGAGACAATACTCCTAATGCTTACTGCCTTGCAGATGGAACTTTTGTTATCAATATGGGGCTGTATAACTGGATGGATAATGAAGCTCAGGTAGCTGGGGTAATTTCTCATGAGTTAGGACACAAGATAGAGGATCATACCCTGAAATCTGTTCTGAATACTGTAGAACAGAATGAATTAGATAAATCTACAGTACAAAATATCAAGGAAACAACAGATCAGCGCAGTTTGGGACGCAATGAAAAAGCATTTGATGTTCTTAAAAACAGAATTTATAAAAAAGGAATGGAGAAGAGGAAACTTGAAATGCAGGCAGATTATCTGGGATATGTCATTTTTAAAAACAGCGATTTTAAGAAAAATGAATTCATTAACGGATTACAAAAGCTTCAGACATTTGATACCATTTCTCCCAGAGAACTTAAAATAGAAACTTATAAAAAGCTGTTTGACCTTCCTAAACAGGCTTTCAAGGAAAAATGGATGAAGAAAGAAGACTTTTCACTCTACAATTATAATTTTTATAAAGAAAAACTGAATAAAGATTCTTTAGCATCGCATCCTGAAATGACTAAAAGAATAGAGATGCTTAAAAAAACTTTTCCTGAACTGAACACTTCCGTAGATCCGGAGAAACCCTCAGAAGCATATCTTGCACTGAAAAAAACAGCAAGGATGGAAATTCTACCTAATTATTTCCACTCTGAAGATTACGGATTAGGTATTTATGTAGCGATGCAGTTTCTACAGGATGGAGAAGAGGAAAAATATTATAAAAGCTGGCTTGGCAAATGCTTTTCAAAAATTTATGAAGCCCGGAAGAATTATAATCTGAACCGCTACCTGGATAGGGTAGAACCTAAAAACCAGAGTGAGAGTTACCAGCAATTCCTGAATTTTATGTGGAACCTAAGTCTGGAGGAGATCAAAAATATTTCAGACTATTACCAGGATACCGGGGCTACCACAACATAA